One segment of Macrotis lagotis isolate mMagLag1 chromosome 1, bilby.v1.9.chrom.fasta, whole genome shotgun sequence DNA contains the following:
- the ZBTB42 gene encoding zinc finger and BTB domain-containing protein 42 — protein MEFPDHSRQLLQCLSQQRHQGFLCDSTVLVGEARFQAHRAVLASCSMYFYLFYRDQLDKREIVHLNSDIVTAPAFSLLLEFMYEGKLELSSLPIEDILAAASYLHMYDIVKVCKGKLKEKELVIEEEKDRPFLGPSISLGHELELPGQPRFSPLEYDRAGAHPTWSNNLLGPSPLSKKAELSPSPGKTKPLDNGVGVSLSQRTELPIPSQAPGDSECALDLSLKPISGRDALHTSYVFRQLASEHRQQQETELMVKDEQDSLSDQEDGKARSPEDQPFGPVTKSLVTGLGHMFHGQDDELDPERDESEDDLDASDLSASEVLGPSGHICICPLCSKVFPNPHVLQLHLSSHFRDKDGSSRARLSPEGSVPTCTLCGKTFSCMYTLKRHERTHSGEKPYTCVQCGKSFQYSHNLSRHAVVHTREKPHACKWCERRFTQSGDLYRHIRKFHCGLVKSLVV, from the coding sequence ATGGAGTTCCCGGACCACAGCCGGCAGCTGCTGCAGTGTCTGAGTCAGCAGAGACACCAAGGATTCCTCTGCGACTCCACTGTGCTGGTCGGGGAAGCTCGCTTCCAGGCTCACAGAGCTGTGCTGGCTTCCTGCAGCATGTACTTCTACCTCTTCTACAGGGACCAGTTAGACAAAAGGGAGATTGTCCATCTGAACAGTGACATTGTCACAGCCCCAGCCTTTAGCCTGCTGCTTGAATTCATGTATGAGGGCAAGCTGGAGCTGAGCAGCCTGCCCATCGAGGACATCCTGGCCGCTGCCAGCTACCTCCACATGTATGACATTGTCAAAGTCTGCAAGGGTAAACTAAAGGAAAAGGAACTGGTGATCGAGGAAGAGAAGGACAGGCCTTTCCTAGGCCCCAGCATATCCCTGGGTCATGAGTTAGAGCTGCCTGGCCAGCCAAGATTCAGTCCCCTAGAGTATGATCGGGCTGGGGCCCACCCCACTTGGTCCAACAACCTCCTGGGACCTTCCCCACTGTCGAAAAAAGCAGAGCTGAGTCCGAGTCCTGGGAAGACCAAACCCTTGGATAATGGCGTGGGGGTCTCTCTCTCCCAGAGGACTGAGCTCCCGATACCCAGCCAGGCTCCCGGGGATTCAGAGTGCGCTCTGGATCTGTCTCTGAAGCCGATTTCAGGGAGGGATGCCCTCCACACTTCCTATGTCTTCCGACAGCTGGCTTCTGAACATCGGCAGCAGCAGGAAACCGAGCTGATGGTAAAAGATGAACAGGACTCATTGTCAGACCAggaggatggcaaggcaaggagtCCAGAGGACCAGCCGTTTGGGCCTGTGACTAAAAGTCTGGTCACCGGCTTGGGCCACATGTTTCATGGCCAGGATGATGAGCTGGACCCGGAGCGGGATGAGAGTGAAGATGACCTGGATGCATCAGacctctcagcttcagaggtCCTAGGGCCCTCTGGCCACATCTGCATCTGCCCCCTTTGTAGCAAGGTGTTCCCCAACCCCCATGTCCTACAGCTGCACCTGAGCTCTCACTTCCGGGACAAGGATGGGAGTTCAAGGGCTCGATTGTCACCAGAGGGGTCAGTGCCCACCTGCACACTATGTGGGAAAACCTTCTCATGCATGTATACCCTTAAGAGGCATGAGCGGACGCACTCAGGCGAGAAGCCATACACTTGTGTGCAGTGTGGCAAGAGCTTCCAATACTCACACAATCTTAGCCGCCATGCAGTGGTACACACTCGAGAAAAGCCTCACGCTTGCAAGTGGTGTGAGCGACGTTTTACACAGTCTGGGGATTTGTACCGGCACATCCGAAAGTTCCACTGTGGCCTTGTCAAGTCCCTGGTAGTTTGA